CTTCTGTCTGGGTGCACAGGCACTCACTCCACCACCGACAACCCCTCGTCATCTGACGGCGTCATCTCGTCCTCCGACGGGTCACTCAGCAGGTCGCAGGGCAGCAGAGCTGAGCTGTCTGTCGGGCGCTCCAGGACCGGCGCGATGCTGGGCCGCCGGCTGCCGGAGCCGTTCTCTGTCGGCAGCGCGAGCttgccgcccccgccgcccccgccgctcTGTGCGGGCCGGCACTCTGTGTTCTGGAGGTCCATGGCCACTGTCCCTGGAGCAGAGCGGCTGACCTTGGCTGGCCgtccctccctgggctctgctgggggCGGCTGGTTCGCGGATCGGAGGTGGGACCGCTGGTGCAGGGCGGCCTCCCCCCCGCCGGGTCCCAGGGCGGACACTGGGACGCCAGCGCCCCCGAGGGCCctgcggggcggggggcaccGATGGGAACACGAGGCGCGGGGCGGGGACTCACCCATGGAGGCCACGATGCTGTGCATGGGCAGGCGGGAGGAGCCGTCGTATAGCCCCTGCGCCGGGAAgcccttcttcttctgcttctcctcctgcttgaaGATGAAGGCGGAGTTCTCCTCCTTGGTGATGTTGATGTAGAAGCAGGTGTCGGACGCCGCCAGCGTGTGCCGCGGCCCGGGGTTCAGCAGGATGCTCTTGTCCTCGCGCTTGAGCCCGATGAGGCACACGCCATACCTGCGCGGGGCGCGTCTTGCAGGCGTCCGGCGGCGGCTGCCGGCAACCTCGCGGCCCCGCCCccgtcccgccccgccccctcggcgccccgccccgccccctcggcgccccgcccccggccacccccgccccgccccccgccctggcCCGCGGGCCCCGGTCCGGGTCCGCCGTCCCGCCTCCGGTCCCCTTTCTTGGCCCCGCCCCTCGGCGCTCCGCCCCctcccgcggccccgcccctcccgcggGCGCGTACTTCTTGTGCGCGTGGAAGGCGGCGTAGGTGAAGCTCTTGCCCTCGTACTCGCGGAAGAACTTGCTGTCCCCCATGCGCACGTGGTACACCTCGTTGCCCGAGCAGCGTCCGTACATGCGCTGCCACTGCTCGGGGGACTCCTGGCCCTCCCTGCGGGGCGGCCGCCAGTCAGAGGCCCCCGGGGGCGGCCCACACCGCCCCCCACACCCAACCGCCGCCCTGCCCTGAGGGCGGAGCCCGGCAGGCCCCGCCCGgacggccccgcccccgccccgcctgccccgGCCGCGCACTCACTGGCCGCGGGACGTGTGCACCAGCAGCGTGATGAGCGTGGACGTGGCGGGACAGATGCAGTTGAGGGCCAGCATGGCGTACTTGCACTCCTCCTCACACACCACGTGGTCTGCGGCGGGACGGGGCAGGTGGCCGCCCCGCCTCGCCGTCCCACAGCGGGCGCCCCGGCCCGCGCCCTCCCCGGGCGCCGCTTGCCCTCCCAGCATCGGAGCCTGACTCCCAGCTTGAGGACCGCTCCAGGGCGGAGGGTCTGCTCGCCCCCTCCCACCCGGAGCCCAGCTGGAGCGCGACCACAGAGATGCCTCTCGGAGGTCCCACGGACACTTGGGCCCGCGTGCCCGACGGTCACCTCCCACGGGGAcgcctgcgtgggcttcaccccgccCCACAGCCCCCGGATAGGCTCTGGGAGCTCGCGGGTGCTCCAGCCCTTCCCACGCCCCACGTGGGCGCACACCCGGCCCCACGCACCTGCGAACTTGACGTGGAACTTGTTCTCTGGCTTGAGAATCTGGACGTAGAGGGGGCAGTTGGGCGCAAAGTCCTTCACGGCCCAGGCTCGCAGGATGGTCTGGtggtcctgggggaggggaggcggggtcAGTGCTGAGGGGCGCAGCGGCCCAGGGGAGGGTCTCTGCCCTCAGGTGTCCCTCTGCTCggccggggctggggggccaGCGGCACTCACCGCTGCTGTGCGATCCACTTCGTTGCGGCTGCTGAGGATAAAGCAGGCCTCCCCGTTGTCCATCCTGCAAAGCACCAGGTCTGAGCGCTGCCTGGACCGTCCACGCTCCTGTCTCAGACGTCAGGGGCTCAGAGGCGGGAAGGGCTGGGCCCCATCGGACCCCACCTCGCTCTGGGCTGATGGGCTGGCGTCAGGACTCAGACCAGCTCGCAGGGGGCCCATCCTCTATGACCCTATTAAGCCAGGGCCGGGCTGGGGCGCAGAATGGGGGAGAGCATGTGGTGATGAAGAGGCCAGACCCTTGTCCACTTGCTGGTCTGTCCCTCCCAAGGGACTTGGATGGCCtgttctgctctcctctctcaccCCTGAGAGCACCTGGCTGCAGCAGGGACACCGGGGAAGTGCGCAcaccccagggcagggaggccGCTTCCTCCCCAACACGCTGCCCTGCACCCCACCCACCCTGGCTCATCATTTGCCCCTGCCAGGCCTCTGAGCTGGGTGCTCCCCTTGGCCTGGAGCTGGGTGCTGGGTCACAGGAGAGGCTGGGTCCCCTGGCCACGGCCATCTCCATGCTGGAGTCCTTTCTAAAACGTTACAGGTGGGAAGGGGGACCCAGGGCtcaggaggtgggcaggggggtgCCCTGGCTATCTGGTCTACTGCTTCCCCTTGGCCTGTACACCCCACACTCCATCACAGGATGAGTAGAGGTCCCTGGAATGAAGATACAGCATCTTGTGAAGATAAGACAGTCCCTGGGCTGTCCTGCAACGGGCAGTGGCACATTCTGGAAGTTCCATCTGACAGCTTCGTCTTCTTACCTCAAGTCACTCTggcagcttgctttttttttttttttttttaaagattgtatttgtcagagagtgcacaagaacacaagcagggggagcggcaggcagagggagaagcaggctcctcgctgagcagggagcccgctatggggctccatcccaggaccctgggatcaccaccggagccgaaggcagatgctcaacggactgagccgcccaagcaTCCCACAGCTTGTCTTTAAAAGAAACCTTACCCACGGCCCCCGTCTTCCCACCCTGACCCCACCTGGAGCCGTTCCCGGAACCTGACTGCATCTCCCGTCCCGGAGCAGGGGAGAGTGGGAGCCCTGGCAGGATGACCCTTGGGCACGGGAGGACAGGTGGGCTGGGCAAGCCCTGGTGCTCCGAGGTGGGGTCCATGTGGGGCCTGGCTGGCCTGGGCGGGCAGTGGGCCCGGAGCCTGAGTGGGAGCCACTGGCTGCCCCGATGACCCTCCCCACTCGGCCCCTCCCTCACCCCGGCCGGCACTCACTTGGCTCGCATGAGGTCCTGGTCTTTGAGCGCAGAGCCCTGGAGGTAGATGACCCGCTGGGACCACAGGGGGATTTGCAGGACCCTGCGGACCTGGATGTCCATCTCGGTGGGGCACAGGATAACCACGTAATAGTCCTGCGGGAGGCGGGGTCAGTCCCACCGCGGCTCAGGTGCAGCGGGCCCATCCGCGGGGCCGGTGCAGACAGCGGGGATCCCGGGCGGCAGCCCTCACCTGCAGCCGGGGGTGCGCGTAGAACTCGTTGAGGAAGTCCATGAGCAGGTCGACCTTGAGGGAGCTGACACACAGCACCACATGCTTCTCCGTCTGCGCCCGGTGGCGGCTGTAGTTCCCGCCCGACTTCTGGCGCTCCATCCATAGGTAGACCAGCTCCTCAAACTGCGGGGGGAGAGCGCCGCGTCCCAGGGGGCCCGGCTCGGGGGCCTTGCAGGGAAGGGGCGCTCCCCCATGGGAGCTGCACACGCAGACCCCCTTCCCTGACAGCACAGGCCGCCTGGGGGGCAGCGGGGGCCGGGGGGAACGGACCCCCTGCTTTCTGGCCCCCGGAGCCCCGGCGACAGTGATGCGATGCCCAAGTGCACGCTCCTGACATGGGGGCGATGAGAACTTGGGGTTGCCATGGGCCCCTAAGATCCCTTTGGAGAAGCCTGGGGGTGGCAGGAAACTCTCAGGCACAGGGACTGAAATCCAGACCCTGGCGAGGAAGAGACTGTTCCCTCCCATGGGGACTCGCCCACTCCGCCCATGCCTCAGGGACCCCAGCCTCGCACCCACCCCATGTGAGTCCTTCTGAAttaggaaggagagggaggggtacAAGTGgctcagggaggggagcagggctcCAAGGACCCGCGGGGGTGCGGGTGGCCTCCTTCTCCGGCAGTTTCCCCGCTATCTCCGGAGCCTGAGATTCAACACCCCTGCCTTCGGCGGCTGCCCTCCGGTGTGCTCACCCCTGCTGGGCGGCCTGCTAGTATCCCACCAAGATGGGATCATTTCACTGAGTTTATGGTGCACCTGCTAGGTTCTGGGGACAAGACCCCATGGCCCTGAAGCATAGGACTGGCTCCGAGGCTGGAGGGGGACACCTGTGTAGGGTGGGGGCCTCGTGCATGGACTCCAGGCCTCAGCCTCCCCCTCTGTAAGATGGCATGATGGTGTCTGCCTCCTGGGGCTGAGAAGCAGCTAAGTGACCTGTGTTAGGTTCGACCGTGTCCCCTAAGATTCATGCCCACTCGGAACCTCCCCGTGGGATCTTCCGTGGAAACACGGTCTTTGCAGGTGAGATTAGTTAAGGTGAGGTCAGACAGGATTGGAGTGGGCCTCCTCCAATGTCTGGGGCCCCTAAAAGGAGGGCAGTGGGCACAGAGACACATAAGGAAGAGGCACGTGAGGCCAGGagcagggatgggagggatggagcCACGACCTGGGGAAGCCCAGGGATCTCCGTGGCCCCAGAAGCAGGAAGGGTGTGAAAGGGAGCCTCCCTCAGGGTGTCCAGTAGGAGCTCACCCTGCTGTCACCCTGGACTCAGATGCGGGCCCCCAGACAGGGTCAGGATGTCTCTGCCGTGTGAAGCCTGCGTGCGCCACGCGGTCAGTGGTGGCCACTGGCTTTGCTCTTGTCCGTGGGAGCTAACCGAGCAGCGGACTTGAGCAGAAGGACACGGGGAGAAAACGGGGACCACCCCTTTCCACCTTCCATGAGGGGGCAGGCAGCTGCTCTGGCACCGAGCTCAGCCGCATCCTTGCTCCTGAGGCCCCAGCCCCGCCTCCTCCAACAGACCGTCTGCTCGAACTGACCGCGGTCCCCCACTGAGAACGCTGCCCCTGGCTCCTCGACCCCCCGCAGGCAGTGGCCTCATCAGCCCCAGACCCGCCACGGCTCCTGCAGGGCTGGAGGTGAAGGGCTTGTCCCCTCCTGTCCCACGCGGGTCTCTGGCACTCCTCCTTCccgagctgggggtggggggttggtggggggcgcgaggggggtggggggagcggacCAGATGCGCACCTGCAGCGGCAGCACCACCAGCGCCACGCAGATCATGACGACCACGAGCAGCTGGGATGGCCAGATCTTGGGCGTCACGTCGCCGTAGCCCACGGTGGAGAAGGTGACGATGCAGAAGTAGAAGGCCGTGAGCAGGGACAGGTTCTCGCCTGCTCGCTCCAGGTGCTGGATGCCACAGGTCCTGGGGATCCGGGCGGTCAGAGGGTCATGAGCGGGGCCGTGGCCACCTCACAGCTCCCTGGATATCCCATCACTGGCTgggggacccccccaccccacatgtaGTCCTGAGTCTGGCTCAGTCCCTGTGGGCTCTGggtgctccccccaccaccccaccagtGGTCTGCCAGAGCCTGCACAACCCCACCCGTCGGATTTCCCCCAGACATTCCCTTTCCGGCCCATGGCTCTTTTGACGTCCCTGGAAAATGCACCCCAAAGTTCGTGCACTGGCTGAATGTGGGCCTGGGGGCCCATGGGGGTGGGTGTGCCCCAGCTGTGAACCCCCACACGCCACCACATCTGCCAGCCTCCTCACCCAGGAGGTCAGATGGGGTGCGGGGATTGTCCAGCCCCTCCTGGGCCCAGCTAGACagccctgcttcccctgcctgtgaCCCCAAGGCCCAGTCCCCAGACGGAAGGTGCTGCTGGCAGGGCCTGGGGGGCCCACAGCACCCACCATGGGGTGCTCAGCACAGAGAGGGGCTCAGAGACCGTCCCCCAGGgggacaggcacagggagagatCAGGTTGAGCCCCCAGCTCTgctggactgtgtgtgtgttgggagggcggggggtggggagcggccAGGAAGCCTGTggccctccttctctctttcccaggcCTTGGTGCCTGTCCTGCATCCTTGCCCGAGGCACAGGAGGTGGTGACCAGCTTCACCAGCACCAGGCAGGGCGCATCCCCAGCCTCCTCCTAGAGGAGCTGGACTCAGGCCCCCGCCGGCTGCGAGTGTGGGCTCTGAGCCACCCCCCGGCCCTGGGCCAGACTGCCAACAGCCCCCTCGAGGCCTCCCTGACCTCCTGGACACGCAGGCAAGGGTGTCGGACCCCTGCAGGGCGCTCTCACCCCGTGAACACCAGGCACAGCAGGGTGCAGAACAGGATGAGCACTTGGTTGAACATGGCCGACTGCGTGCGCAGGATGGCGCGGTGGAAGTCGTTCTGCGGGACGCTGGCCGGTCAGGGCCACAGCCTGGGACCTGCCCCAGAGCTGGGGCCCTTCCTGCCGGGCGTCCCAGGGCTCGGGAGCGAGCGAGGGGGTGTGTCGGCGGCCCGGGCCCCCTTACGGGACACCTGCTCTCGGCGGCCCCTCACATCCCCCGAAGAGGGGGGCTACCGGGGGCACAGAACGGAAGGGCCGGCTTCAGTGAGGATGGGGGTGAGCCCTGGGGGGGACGGCCGCCCCGGGGGGAGCCCGTGTCCCGCTGCTGGCTGACCGCTCGGGAAAGGGGTTTTGGCCAGACACTCAAGAGAGGGTCTGTCCGTGGGTCTGGGTCACGTGGGCCCGGTCCGCGTGACCCGTTggctcccacccctcctcctgcagcTGCAGGCAAAGCTTGGGGCTGGACCTCGGCTGCAGCAGGAGGCCACCGTGGGTCCCGGTGGGGACAGAGATGGGAGGGCCGAGACGGGCCTTCCGCCGTGACAGAGGTGGCGCGCTGCTGAGCCTCAGCTCGGCCTCCTGGGCACGGAGGGACGGTGGCCAGCTCCCTGCCGGGCCGGGGGCGTCCTGGGGGGCTCACACCCGGGGAGGCTAGCCGCTGCGTGGCCCTCGGCTTACGATCATGTTTTCCAGGGCGTGCTTGGCCAGCCAGCAGTTCAGAAACACGGGGATGAACAGGTTCCTCAGGGGCGCCCAGAATATCTGTGGAGGAGACGGGTCAGGGGGCTGGCGCTGGGGGGCCCCCCGCTCGGCTGGGGCTCACCTACCGTCACGATGAAGGGCAGCGTGTTTATCATCTCCAGGACAAAAGAGACGCGGAAGATCTGCTCCCAGATGTTCCCCTGGGCGCCGTGGTGGCAGAAGAGAGACACAAACCAGCCAGGAGGTCAGGAAACGGGGTGAGGGGGACAAGCCGgccaggagtggggtggggggtcagagGGGAGGGTCAGGCGAGGTGGGAGTACTCACTTTGTAGCTGAGGTAAATGAGGAGCATTGTCTCCAAGAAGCTTATTATGGCCACGATGACCTAGGAGGGACGGAGCctgagtggggctggggggagcaggGCCCACCCGGAGCCACGCCCCCCACTCACCTGAATCGCCCACAGAGTCATCTTTCTTTCCACCCAAAGGATGGgcgccctggggagggagggaggtgagccTTGGGCTGTTGTCCCCCAACCCCCCGGGCCTCTGGTGACCTGAGCTGCTCCTTGGGAGGATGGAGGGCACCAGCCTTGCCCCCGGAGGGGACAAGaacaggaggggaaggagaggctcCCCAGGAGAGGAGGCCAGGCCTGAAGCAGAGGACGTGGGGCAGGGCTGCAGGCTCGGGGGGGGCCCTTCACCCTGGACAGGCTCCCTGGGGCTCACTGAGCCCGgggctcccttcctcccctgctccgGGGGTACAGCCCAGCGGGGGAGGGGACAAACTGAGTGAGTGGGAGGCCAGAAGCCCCTCTACCCAGGAGGTGGCCGAGCCCTGGGGGACGCATCCTAAACTCTGAACCAGGCATCATGGTCGCTCTGGGGCCACGGCTCTCCTTGGGTGAAGGTGCCACAAGGGGGAGCAGCCCCGACTCACTCAGGAccctccctgctgctgccccccaccccgccgctgTCTGTGGGCTGAGCTGGAGTGGGGGACTGCTGAGTCAAGTCACATGGTGGTGCCTCTAAGTCTAACGCTGCCCCTGAGGCTTAGGGGCTCTCCAGGGGCACCCTGGTGCCGCCCAGCTCACGGGCCAAGGCCACGCACTAGCCgaggggctgggccaggggaCTCACCAGTTGATCTCAGAGGATGAGCTGTTGAAGGTGTAATTCTGCTTTGGGCAGCCCCagctgtggagagagagagctggcCCAGCCAAGGCCCTGAAGACACGCTTCCCAAGGTTGCCGCGGACGCGGGAGCATGCCATGGCACCGCCCTCCGCACCCCACCCAGGGCCCGTGGACCCCCAGGCCAGCGGGTGGGAAAGCACACTGCGCTGGGAC
This DNA window, taken from Lutra lutra chromosome 13, mLutLut1.2, whole genome shotgun sequence, encodes the following:
- the KCNT1 gene encoding potassium channel subfamily T member 1 isoform X7; its protein translation is MLLIYLSYKGNIWEQIFRVSFVLEMINTLPFIVTIFWAPLRNLFIPVFLNCWLAKHALENMINDFHRAILRTQSAMFNQVLILFCTLLCLVFTGTCGIQHLERAGENLSLLTAFYFCIVTFSTVGYGDVTPKIWPSQLLVVVMICVALVVLPLQFEELVYLWMERQKSGGNYSRHRAQTEKHVVLCVSSLKVDLLMDFLNEFYAHPRLQDYYVVILCPTEMDIQVRRVLQIPLWSQRVIYLQGSALKDQDLMRAKMDNGEACFILSSRNEVDRTAADHQTILRAWAVKDFAPNCPLYVQILKPENKFHVKFADHVVCEEECKYAMLALNCICPATSTLITLLVHTSRGQEGQESPEQWQRMYGRCSGNEVYHVRMGDSKFFREYEGKSFTYAAFHAHKKYGVCLIGLKREDKSILLNPGPRHTLAASDTCFYINITKEENSAFIFKQEEKQKKKGFPAQGLYDGSSRLPMHSIVASMGTVAMDLQNTECRPAQSGGGGGGGKLALPTENGSGSRRPSIAPVLERPTDSSALLPCDLLSDPSEDEMTPSDDEGLSVVEYVKGYPPNSPYIGSSPTLCHLLPVKAPFCCLRLDKGCKHNSYEDAKAYGFKNKLIIVSAETAGNGLYNFIVPLRAYYRSRRELNPIVLLLDNKPDHHFLEAICCFPMVYYMEGSVDNLDSLLQCGIIYADNLVVVDKESTMSAEEDYMADAKTIVNVQTMFRLFPSLSITTELTHPSNMRFMQFRAKDSYSLALSKLEKRERENGSNLAFMFRLPFAAGRVFSISMLDTLLYQSFVKDYMISITRLLLGLDTTPGSGYLCAMRVTEEDLWIRTYGRLFQKLCSSSAEIPIGIYRTECHVFSTSEPHDLRAQSQISVSVEDCQDTQEARAPWGVQAGGGGSTHGRHPVGGDPAEHPLLRRKSLPWARKLSRRGSKPAGKAAAAEWAGQQRLSLYGRSERQELSELVRNRMKHLGLPTAGSEDVANLTASDVMNRVNLGYLQDEMNDHQNTLSYVLINPPPDTRLEPNDIVYLIRSDPLAHVASGPQSRKSSGSHRLASCNPETRDETQL
- the KCNT1 gene encoding potassium channel subfamily T member 1 isoform X6, with amino-acid sequence MSDLDTEVLPLPPRYRFRDLLLGDPSFQNDDRVQVEFYVNENTFKERLKLFFIKNQRSSLRIRLFNFSLKLLTCLLYIVRVLLDDPALGIGCWGCPKQNYTFNSSSSEINWAPILWVERKMTLWAIQVIVAIISFLETMLLIYLSYKGNIWEQIFRVSFVLEMINTLPFIVTIFWAPLRNLFIPVFLNCWLAKHALENMINDFHRAILRTQSAMFNQVLILFCTLLCLVFTGTCGIQHLERAGENLSLLTAFYFCIVTFSTVGYGDVTPKIWPSQLLVVVMICVALVVLPLQFEELVYLWMERQKSGGNYSRHRAQTEKHVVLCVSSLKVDLLMDFLNEFYAHPRLQDYYVVILCPTEMDIQVRRVLQIPLWSQRVIYLQGSALKDQDLMRAKMDNGEACFILSSRNEVDRTAADHQTILRAWAVKDFAPNCPLYVQILKPENKFHVKFADHVVCEEECKYAMLALNCICPATSTLITLLVHTSRGQEGQESPEQWQRMYGRCSGNEVYHVRMGDSKFFREYEGKSFTYAAFHAHKKYGVCLIGLKREDKSILLNPGPRHTLAASDTCFYINITKEENSAFIFKQEEKQKKKGFPAQGLYDGSSRLPMHSIVASMGTVAMDLQNTECRPAQSGGGGGGGKLALPTENGSGSRRPSIAPVLERPTDSSALLPCDLLSDPSEDEMTPSDDEGLSVVEYVKGYPPNSPYIGSSPTLCHLLPVKAPFCCLRLDKGCKHNSYEDAKAYGFKNKLIIVSAETAGNGLYNFIVPLRAYYRSRRELNPIVLLLDNKPDHHFLEAICCFPMVYYMEGSVDNLDSLLQCGIIYADNLVVVDKESTMSAEEDYMADAKTIVNVQTMFRLFPSLSITTELTHPSNMRFMQFRAKDSYSLALSKLEKRERENGSNLAFMFRLPFAAGRVFSISMLDTLLYQSFVKDYMISITRLLLGLDTTPGSGYLCAMRVTEEDLWIRTYGRLFQKLCSSSAEIPIGIYRTECHVFSTSEPHDLRAQSQISVSVEDCQDTQEARAPWGVQAGGGGSTHGRHPVGGDPAEHPLLRRKSLPWARKLSRRGSKPAGKAAAAEWAGQQRLSLYGRSERQELSELVRNRMKHLGLPTAGSEDVANLTASDVMNRVNLGYLQDEMNDHQNTLSYVLINPPPDTRLEPNDIVYLIRSDPLAHVASGPQSRKSSGSHRLASCNPETRDETQL